Proteins from one Enterobacter bugandensis genomic window:
- the rlmA gene encoding 23S rRNA (guanine(745)-N(1))-methyltransferase, producing MSFSCPLCHAPLTRSDKSYACPQGHQFDMAKEGYVNLLPVQHKRSRDPGDSAEMMQARRAFLDAGHYLPLRETVAQMLGDLLPDSASAMLDIGCGEGYYTARFADVVREKGAVTFGLDVSKVAIRAAAKRYAGVTFCVASSHRLPFDNASMDAIIRIYAPCKADELARVVKPGGWVITVTPGPRHLMELKGLIYDEVRLHAPHSEQLTGFTLKQEHSVAYEMNLNGEEAVALLQMTPFAWRAKPEVWDALAARTTFGCQTDFSIHVWQRDA from the coding sequence ATGTCCTTCAGCTGTCCCCTTTGCCACGCGCCACTGACGCGCTCAGATAAAAGTTATGCCTGTCCGCAGGGACATCAGTTTGATATGGCGAAAGAAGGGTATGTGAATCTTCTTCCGGTGCAGCACAAGCGCTCCCGCGATCCGGGCGATAGCGCAGAGATGATGCAGGCGCGCAGGGCGTTTCTCGATGCCGGGCACTATCTGCCGCTGCGGGAGACGGTGGCGCAGATGTTGGGTGACTTATTGCCTGATTCGGCGTCCGCCATGCTTGATATCGGCTGCGGGGAAGGGTACTACACCGCACGGTTTGCGGATGTGGTGCGGGAGAAGGGGGCCGTGACATTCGGTCTCGACGTGTCGAAAGTGGCGATCCGCGCGGCGGCTAAACGTTACGCTGGCGTGACGTTTTGCGTGGCATCCAGCCACCGGCTGCCGTTTGATAATGCCAGTATGGATGCCATTATCCGCATCTACGCGCCGTGTAAAGCAGATGAGCTGGCGCGCGTGGTGAAGCCCGGAGGCTGGGTGATAACCGTCACGCCGGGTCCGCGTCACCTGATGGAGCTGAAGGGACTCATTTACGACGAGGTGCGTCTGCATGCCCCACACTCTGAACAGCTGACAGGCTTTACGCTGAAGCAGGAGCATTCAGTGGCGTATGAAATGAATTTGAACGGGGAAGAAGCGGTAGCCCTGCTGCAGATGACGCCGTTCGCGTGGCGGGCAAAGCCGGAAGTATGGGATGCGTTAGCGGCTCGGACGACGTTTGGCTGCCAGACGGATTTCAGTATCCACGTCTGGCAGCGCGACGCTTAA
- a CDS encoding PTS mannose transporter subunit IID, with the protein MVDMTKTTTEKKLTPGDIRGVFIRSNLFQGSWNFERMQALGFCFSMVPAIKRLYPENNEARRQAIKRHLEFFNTHPYVAAPVLGVTLAMEEQRANGAEIDDGAINGIKVGLMGPLAGVGDPIFWGTVRPVFAALGAGIAMSGSLLGPLLFFILFNAVRLLTRYYGVAYGYRKGVDIVKDMGGGFLQKLTEGASILGLFVMGALVNKWTHVNIPLVVSTITGQDGQTRVTTVQTILDQLMPGLVPLLLTFACMWLLRKKVNPLWIIVGFFVIGIAGYAVGLLGL; encoded by the coding sequence ATGGTTGATATGACAAAAACTACCACCGAGAAAAAACTCACTCCGGGTGATATTCGTGGCGTGTTCATCCGTTCTAACCTGTTTCAGGGTTCATGGAACTTCGAACGTATGCAGGCGCTGGGCTTCTGCTTCTCTATGGTGCCGGCGATAAAACGCCTCTACCCTGAGAACAACGAAGCACGCCGTCAGGCGATTAAGCGTCACCTGGAATTCTTCAACACCCATCCTTACGTCGCGGCTCCGGTTCTGGGCGTGACGCTGGCGATGGAAGAGCAGCGTGCGAACGGCGCGGAGATTGACGATGGTGCCATCAACGGTATCAAAGTCGGTCTGATGGGTCCACTGGCCGGCGTGGGCGACCCTATCTTCTGGGGTACTGTTCGTCCGGTCTTCGCGGCGCTGGGTGCCGGGATCGCGATGAGCGGCAGCCTGCTCGGTCCTCTGCTGTTCTTTATCCTGTTCAACGCGGTACGTCTGCTGACCCGTTACTACGGCGTGGCCTACGGCTACCGTAAGGGCGTGGACATCGTTAAGGATATGGGCGGCGGCTTCCTGCAGAAACTGACCGAGGGGGCGTCAATTCTCGGCCTGTTTGTGATGGGGGCGCTGGTTAACAAGTGGACGCACGTGAACATCCCGCTGGTGGTTTCGACCATCACCGGTCAGGATGGTCAAACCCGCGTCACCACCGTGCAGACGATTCTGGACCAGCTGATGCCTGGCCTGGTGCCGCTGCTGTTGACCTTCGCCTGTATGTGGCTGCTGCGTAAGAAAGTGAACCCGCTGTGGATCATCGTTGGCTTCTTCGTCATCGGTATCGCGGGCTACGCTGTCGGCCTGCTGGGCCTGTAA
- the mntP gene encoding manganese efflux pump MntP, with protein MNISATILLAFGMSMDAFAASIGKGATLHKPKFTEALRTGLIFGAIETLTPLIGWGLGMLASQFVLEWNHWIAFVLLVFLGGRMMIEGFRGNDDEDEAPLHRHGFWLLVTTAIATSLDAMAVGVGLAFLQVNIIATALAIGCATLIMSTLGMMVGRFIGPLLGKRAEILGGIVLIGIGAQILWAHFAP; from the coding sequence ATGAACATCTCCGCTACGATCCTTCTCGCTTTTGGCATGTCTATGGATGCATTTGCCGCCTCCATCGGCAAAGGCGCCACGCTCCACAAACCTAAATTCACAGAAGCTCTGCGCACCGGTCTGATCTTTGGTGCCATCGAAACGCTGACGCCGCTCATCGGCTGGGGTTTGGGCATGCTCGCCAGCCAGTTCGTGCTGGAGTGGAACCACTGGATTGCGTTCGTCCTGCTGGTGTTTCTCGGAGGCCGAATGATGATTGAAGGTTTTCGCGGGAATGATGATGAAGATGAAGCACCGCTGCACCGCCACGGTTTCTGGCTGCTGGTCACCACGGCAATTGCCACCAGCCTGGACGCCATGGCCGTCGGGGTGGGTCTGGCATTCCTGCAGGTCAATATTATCGCCACCGCGCTGGCCATTGGCTGTGCAACGCTGATTATGTCCACGCTGGGCATGATGGTCGGGCGGTTTATCGGCCCGCTGCTGGGTAAACGCGCCGAGATCTTAGGCGGTATTGTGCTGATCGGCATTGGTGCCCAGATCCTCTGGGCACACTTCGCGCCTTAA
- a CDS encoding CoA pyrophosphatase: protein MEKENLTLDDFLSRFQLLRPQVNRATLNKRQAAVLIPVVRREQPGLLLTQRSPHMRKHAGQVAFPGGAVDSTDASLIAAALREAQEEVAIPPDAVEVIGVLPPVDSVTGFQVTPVVGIIPPNLQYHASVDEVSAVFEMPLEEALRLSRYHPLDIHRRGHDHRVWLSWYQHYFVWGMTAGIIRELALQIGLKP, encoded by the coding sequence GTGGAGAAAGAGAACCTGACGCTGGATGATTTTCTGTCGCGCTTTCAGCTGCTACGGCCGCAGGTCAACCGCGCCACGCTGAATAAGCGTCAGGCGGCGGTGCTGATCCCAGTGGTGCGCCGGGAACAGCCGGGCCTGCTGCTTACGCAGCGTTCGCCGCATATGCGCAAACACGCCGGTCAGGTGGCCTTTCCGGGAGGGGCGGTGGACAGCACCGATGCGTCGCTGATTGCCGCCGCGCTGCGGGAAGCGCAGGAGGAGGTGGCGATCCCGCCTGACGCGGTGGAAGTCATCGGCGTGCTGCCGCCCGTCGACAGCGTGACCGGCTTTCAGGTCACCCCGGTAGTAGGCATTATCCCCCCCAATCTTCAGTATCATGCCAGCGTCGACGAAGTCTCTGCGGTGTTTGAGATGCCGCTTGAAGAGGCGCTCCGGCTAAGCCGCTACCATCCGCTGGATATCCATCGTCGGGGGCATGACCATCGGGTCTGGTTGTCCTGGTATCAGCATTATTTTGTCTGGGGCATGACGGCGGGCATCATTCGTGAACTGGCGCTACAAATCGGCCTGAAGCCTTGA
- a CDS encoding protein YoaL has translation MFSLRLLVQEYRATAHYMDRHRRQSSTRPFRAFFTGEPRHVSTLSAFYLPTLSGAPFCHSFSRSLSWNS, from the coding sequence ATGTTTAGCCTCCGTTTACTTGTTCAGGAGTATAGGGCTACAGCCCACTATATGGACCGTCACCGACGTCAGTCATCTACCAGGCCATTCCGCGCCTTTTTCACCGGCGAACCACGCCACGTATCAACTCTGTCTGCCTTTTATTTGCCCACGTTGAGTGGGGCACCGTTTTGTCATTCCTTTAGCAGGAGCTTGTCATGGAATTCTTAA
- the manX gene encoding PTS mannose transporter subunit IIAB translates to MTIAIVIGTHGWAAEQLLKTAEMLLGEQENVGWIDFVPGENAETLIEKYNAQLAKLDTSKGVLFLVDTWGGSPFNAASRIVVDKEHYEVVAGVNIPMLVETFMARDDNPGFDELVALAVETGREGVKALKAQPVEKPAPAPAAAAPKAAAPAKPMGPNDYMVIGLARIDDRLIHGQVATRWTKETNVQRIIVVSDEVAADTVRKTLLTQVAPPGVTAHVVDVAKMIRVYNNPKYAGERVMLLFTNPTDVERIVEGGVKITSVNIGGMAFRQGKTQVNNAISVDAKDIEAFNKLNARGIELEARKVSTDQKLKMMDLIGKVGK, encoded by the coding sequence GTGACCATTGCTATTGTCATAGGCACACATGGTTGGGCTGCTGAGCAGCTACTCAAAACGGCAGAGATGCTGTTGGGCGAGCAGGAAAACGTCGGCTGGATCGATTTCGTTCCCGGTGAAAATGCCGAGACGCTGATTGAGAAGTACAACGCTCAACTCGCGAAGCTGGATACCAGCAAAGGCGTGCTGTTTCTCGTCGATACATGGGGCGGCAGTCCGTTTAATGCTGCCAGCCGCATTGTCGTCGATAAAGAGCATTATGAAGTCGTCGCCGGGGTAAACATTCCCATGCTGGTGGAAACCTTTATGGCGCGCGACGACAACCCAGGCTTCGATGAGCTGGTCGCGCTGGCCGTTGAAACCGGCCGCGAAGGGGTGAAAGCCCTGAAGGCTCAGCCGGTTGAAAAACCCGCCCCTGCCCCGGCTGCGGCGGCACCGAAAGCAGCGGCACCGGCAAAACCGATGGGACCGAACGATTACATGGTTATCGGCCTGGCGCGTATTGATGACCGTCTGATTCACGGACAGGTTGCGACTCGCTGGACCAAAGAGACCAACGTACAGCGTATCATCGTGGTCAGTGACGAAGTGGCCGCCGACACTGTCCGTAAAACCCTTCTGACTCAGGTTGCACCACCGGGCGTTACCGCGCACGTGGTGGATGTCGCCAAGATGATCCGCGTTTACAACAACCCGAAATATGCGGGTGAACGCGTGATGCTCCTGTTTACTAACCCGACAGACGTTGAGCGCATTGTTGAAGGCGGCGTGAAAATCACCTCCGTGAACATCGGCGGTATGGCTTTCCGTCAGGGCAAAACGCAGGTCAACAACGCGATTTCAGTTGATGCGAAAGATATCGAGGCGTTCAACAAGCTGAATGCCCGCGGTATTGAGCTGGAAGCCCGTAAGGTTTCCACTGACCAGAAACTGAAAATGATGGATTTGATCGGTAAAGTTGGGAAATAA
- the manY gene encoding PTS mannose transporter subunit IIC produces MEITTLQIVLVFIVACIAGMESVLDEFQFHRPLVACTLIGAVLGDMKTGIIIGGTLEMIALGWMNIGAAVAPDAALASIISTVLVIAGHQSIGAGIALAIPLAAAGQVLTIIVRTITVAFQHAADKAAENGNLTALSWIHVSSLFLQAMRIAIPAVIVAISVGTSEVQGMLNAIPEVVTSGLNIAGGMIVVVGYAMVINMMRAGYLMPFFYLGFVTAAFTNFNLVALGVIGAVMAILYIQLSPKYNRVAGAPAQAAGNNDLDNELD; encoded by the coding sequence ATGGAGATTACCACTCTTCAGATTGTGCTGGTGTTCATCGTCGCGTGTATTGCGGGTATGGAATCCGTACTTGATGAATTTCAGTTCCACCGCCCTCTGGTGGCCTGTACGTTGATCGGTGCCGTTCTGGGTGATATGAAAACCGGTATCATCATCGGTGGTACGCTGGAAATGATCGCCCTGGGCTGGATGAACATCGGTGCCGCCGTTGCGCCTGATGCCGCACTGGCCTCAATCATCTCAACCGTTCTGGTTATTGCCGGTCATCAGAGTATTGGTGCAGGTATTGCCCTTGCCATTCCTCTGGCCGCAGCAGGCCAGGTGCTGACCATCATCGTTCGTACCATCACCGTGGCCTTCCAGCACGCGGCGGATAAGGCGGCGGAGAACGGCAACCTCACGGCACTCTCCTGGATCCACGTGTCGTCCCTGTTCCTGCAGGCGATGCGTATCGCAATCCCGGCGGTTATCGTTGCGATCTCTGTCGGCACCAGTGAAGTTCAGGGCATGCTGAACGCGATTCCTGAAGTGGTCACCAGCGGTCTGAACATCGCGGGCGGTATGATCGTCGTGGTAGGTTACGCGATGGTCATCAACATGATGCGCGCGGGCTACCTGATGCCGTTCTTCTACCTCGGCTTCGTCACCGCAGCATTCACCAACTTCAACCTGGTTGCGCTGGGCGTGATTGGTGCCGTGATGGCGATTCTCTACATCCAGCTCAGCCCGAAATACAACCGTGTTGCGGGTGCCCCAGCGCAGGCTGCTGGTAACAACGATCTCGATAACGAACTGGACTAA
- the yoaE gene encoding CNNM family cation transport protein YoaE produces the protein MEFLMDPSIWVGLLTLVVLEIVLGIDNLVFIAILADKLPPKQRDKARLIGLSLALVMRLGLLSVISWMVTLTKPLFSVMDYTFSGRDLIMLIGGIFLLFKATTELHERLENRQHDDGHGKGYASFWVVVLQIVVLDAVFSLDAVITAVGMVNHLPVMMAAVVIAMAVMLLASKPLTRFVNQHPTVVVLCLSFLLMIGLSLVAEGFGFHIPKGYLYAAIGFSILIELFNQIARRNFIKQQSNQPLRARTADAILRLMGGRRQVNVQSDPENRNPVPVPEGAFVEEERYMINGVLSLASRSLRGIMTPRGEISWVDANLSVDEIRQQLLSSPHSLFPVCRGELDEIIGVVRAKEMLVALEEGVNVEAIAASSPAIVVPETLDPINLLGVLRRARGSFVIVTNEFGVVQGLVTPLDVLEAIAGEFPDEDETPEIVADGEGWLVKGATDLHALSHTLGLENVVNDEEDIATVAGLVIAVNGQIPRVGDVIELPPLHITIVEANDYRVDLVRIVKEQSAHDEDE, from the coding sequence ATGGAATTCTTAATGGACCCGTCAATCTGGGTGGGACTGCTCACGCTGGTCGTACTGGAGATCGTTCTCGGTATTGATAACCTGGTGTTTATCGCCATCCTTGCGGACAAGCTGCCGCCAAAACAGCGTGATAAAGCGCGTCTGATTGGACTCTCGCTGGCGCTGGTCATGCGACTGGGGCTGCTCTCCGTGATCTCGTGGATGGTCACGCTGACCAAACCGCTGTTCTCCGTCATGGATTACACCTTCTCCGGCCGTGATTTGATCATGCTAATCGGGGGGATATTCCTGCTCTTCAAAGCGACAACAGAGCTGCATGAACGGCTGGAGAACCGGCAGCATGATGATGGTCACGGTAAGGGCTACGCCAGCTTCTGGGTCGTGGTGCTGCAAATTGTGGTGCTGGATGCAGTCTTCTCGCTGGATGCGGTGATTACCGCGGTCGGTATGGTGAACCACCTGCCGGTGATGATGGCGGCCGTCGTGATTGCGATGGCGGTGATGCTGCTGGCCTCGAAACCGCTGACGCGCTTCGTCAACCAGCATCCGACGGTGGTCGTGCTCTGTCTGAGCTTCCTGCTGATGATTGGTTTGAGCCTGGTGGCGGAAGGTTTCGGCTTCCATATTCCGAAAGGCTACCTGTACGCCGCGATTGGCTTCTCGATCCTGATCGAACTGTTCAACCAGATTGCGCGCCGTAACTTTATTAAGCAGCAGTCAAATCAGCCGCTGCGCGCCCGTACGGCGGACGCCATTCTGCGCCTGATGGGCGGACGACGTCAGGTGAACGTCCAGTCTGACCCTGAAAACCGTAACCCGGTGCCGGTTCCGGAAGGGGCGTTTGTGGAAGAAGAACGCTACATGATTAACGGCGTGCTCTCCCTGGCCTCCCGCTCGTTGCGCGGCATCATGACGCCGCGCGGGGAAATTAGCTGGGTCGATGCGAACCTGAGCGTTGATGAAATTCGTCAGCAATTGCTCTCATCTCCGCACAGCCTGTTCCCGGTATGCCGCGGTGAGCTGGATGAGATCATCGGCGTGGTTCGGGCGAAAGAGATGCTGGTGGCGCTGGAAGAGGGTGTCAACGTGGAGGCCATTGCAGCTTCGTCGCCGGCGATTGTCGTACCGGAAACGCTGGATCCGATCAACCTGCTGGGCGTATTGCGTCGCGCGCGCGGTAGCTTTGTTATCGTCACCAACGAGTTTGGTGTGGTACAGGGGCTGGTGACGCCGCTGGACGTGCTTGAAGCGATTGCCGGTGAATTCCCGGATGAAGACGAAACGCCTGAGATTGTGGCCGACGGCGAAGGCTGGCTGGTCAAAGGTGCGACCGACCTGCACGCGCTCTCGCATACGCTGGGGTTGGAAAACGTGGTTAACGATGAAGAAGACATCGCAACCGTGGCGGGGCTGGTTATCGCCGTAAACGGTCAGATCCCGCGCGTCGGGGATGTGATCGAGCTTCCTCCATTGCACATCACTATCGTTGAAGCTAACGACTACCGCGTCGATCTGGTCCGCATTGTTAAAGAACAGTCTGCACACGACGAAGACGAATAA
- the sdaA gene encoding L-serine ammonia-lyase → MISIFDMFKVGIGPSSSHTVGPMKAGKQFVDDLVEKGLLESVTRVAVDVYGSLSLTGKGHHTDIAIIMGLAGNMPDTVDIDAIPAFIRDVEARGRLLLANGQHEVDFPQDDGMRFRSDNLPLHENGMTIHAWSGEKEIYSKTYYSIGGGFIVDEEHFGKESAGDVNVPYPFKSATEMLGYCKETGLSLSGMVMQNELALHSKKEIEDYFANVWQTMRACIDRGMNTEGVLPGPLRVPRRASALRRMLVTTDKFSNDPMNVVDWVNMFALAVNEENAAGGRVVTAPTNGACGIVPAVLAYYDHFIEPVTPDIYIRYFLAAGAIGALYKMNASISGAEVGCQGEVGVACSMAAAGLAELLGASPEQVCVAAEIGMEHNLGLTCDPVAGQVQVPCIERNAIASVKAINASRMAMRRTSEPRVSLDKVIETMYETGKDMNAKYRETSRGGLAIKVQCD, encoded by the coding sequence GTGATTAGTATATTCGACATGTTCAAAGTGGGGATTGGTCCTTCTTCTTCCCACACTGTAGGGCCGATGAAGGCCGGTAAACAGTTCGTCGATGATCTGGTCGAAAAAGGATTACTGGAAAGCGTTACCCGTGTCGCCGTAGACGTTTACGGTTCATTGTCATTAACGGGTAAAGGCCACCACACCGATATCGCCATTATTATGGGTCTGGCGGGCAATATGCCGGACACTGTTGATATTGATGCCATCCCGGCATTCATCCGCGACGTGGAAGCGCGCGGTCGCCTGCTGCTGGCTAACGGTCAGCACGAAGTGGATTTCCCGCAGGATGACGGCATGCGTTTTCGCAGCGACAACCTGCCGCTGCATGAAAACGGCATGACTATCCACGCCTGGAGCGGCGAAAAAGAGATCTACAGCAAAACCTACTACTCCATCGGCGGTGGCTTCATCGTTGACGAAGAGCATTTCGGTAAAGAGAGCGCGGGCGACGTGAACGTGCCCTATCCGTTCAAATCGGCCACCGAGATGCTGGGCTACTGCAAAGAGACCGGTTTGTCGCTGTCCGGCATGGTGATGCAGAACGAGCTGGCGCTGCACAGCAAAAAAGAGATCGAAGACTATTTTGCCAACGTGTGGCAAACCATGCGCGCCTGTATCGATCGCGGGATGAACACCGAAGGCGTACTGCCAGGGCCACTGCGCGTGCCGCGTCGTGCCTCTGCCCTGCGCCGTATGCTGGTGACCACGGACAAATTCTCTAACGACCCGATGAACGTAGTTGACTGGGTGAACATGTTTGCTCTGGCGGTGAACGAAGAGAACGCCGCGGGGGGGCGCGTGGTGACCGCGCCAACCAACGGCGCGTGCGGGATCGTTCCGGCGGTGCTGGCCTACTACGATCACTTTATCGAGCCTGTGACGCCGGATATTTATATCCGTTATTTTCTCGCGGCAGGCGCTATCGGTGCGCTGTACAAGATGAACGCGTCCATTTCAGGCGCTGAAGTGGGCTGTCAGGGTGAAGTAGGCGTGGCCTGCTCTATGGCGGCGGCTGGTCTGGCCGAGCTGCTGGGCGCAAGCCCTGAACAGGTTTGCGTGGCGGCTGAAATTGGCATGGAGCATAACCTCGGTCTGACCTGTGACCCGGTCGCAGGCCAGGTGCAGGTGCCGTGCATTGAGCGTAACGCGATTGCCTCCGTCAAAGCGATTAACGCCTCACGCATGGCGATGCGCCGTACCAGCGAACCACGCGTGTCGCTGGATAAGGTTATCGAAACCATGTACGAAACCGGCAAAGACATGAACGCGAAGTACCGTGAAACGTCGCGCGGCGGTCTGGCCATTAAGGTGCAGTGCGACTAA
- the pabB gene encoding aminodeoxychorismate synthase component 1: MNMRFPTVVTLPWRADAAEFWFARLSHLPFAMLLHSGHADHPYSRFDILVADPLKTLTTDDLSTTDDPLMQLQQEINALGLSATPNLDLPFQGGALGLFGYDLGRRFEMLPEHAQADIALPDMAVGLYDWALIVDHQKKRVSLLSHDDVQARLAWLEAQQPAPAEAFTLTSGWRSNMTAPEYAEKFSRVQAYLQSGDCYQVNLAQRFQAAYQGDEWQAFTRLNASNRAPFSAFVRLEQGAILSLSPERFIHLAEGTIQTRPIKGTLPRLADPDADRQQAEKLAGSPKDRAENLMIVDLMRNDIGRVAEPGSVRVPELFVVEPFPAVHHLVSTITARLPASRTACDLLRAAFPGGSITGAPKIRAMEIIDELEPHRRNAWCGSIGYISLCGTMDTSITIRTLTACGGNLYCSAGGGIVADSQVEAEYQETFDKVNRILKQLEN; encoded by the coding sequence ATGAACATGCGCTTCCCCACTGTTGTTACCTTACCCTGGCGCGCTGACGCCGCTGAGTTCTGGTTTGCCCGTCTGAGCCATCTTCCTTTTGCTATGCTGCTGCACTCCGGCCATGCGGATCACCCGTACAGCCGCTTCGATATTCTGGTGGCCGATCCCCTGAAAACGCTGACGACCGACGATCTGTCGACGACGGACGATCCGCTGATGCAGCTTCAGCAGGAAATCAACGCGCTGGGCTTATCCGCTACCCCTAACCTGGACCTGCCCTTCCAGGGCGGCGCGCTGGGCCTGTTTGGCTACGATTTGGGTCGCCGCTTCGAGATGCTGCCCGAGCATGCGCAGGCGGATATTGCCCTGCCGGACATGGCCGTGGGGCTGTATGACTGGGCGTTGATTGTGGACCACCAGAAAAAAAGGGTCTCCCTGCTGAGCCATGATGACGTGCAGGCGCGTCTGGCCTGGCTTGAGGCACAGCAGCCTGCTCCAGCTGAGGCGTTCACCCTGACCTCCGGCTGGCGCTCGAACATGACCGCGCCGGAATACGCGGAAAAATTCTCCCGCGTGCAGGCCTATCTGCAAAGCGGCGACTGCTATCAGGTTAACCTTGCCCAGCGTTTCCAGGCAGCATACCAGGGGGACGAGTGGCAGGCGTTTACCCGTCTCAATGCCAGCAACAGGGCTCCGTTCAGCGCGTTCGTACGTCTGGAACAGGGGGCCATCCTCAGCCTGTCGCCGGAGCGTTTTATCCATCTGGCGGAAGGGACGATTCAGACCCGCCCGATTAAAGGCACGCTGCCGCGCCTTGCCGATCCGGACGCCGATCGCCAGCAGGCGGAGAAACTCGCCGGGTCACCGAAGGATCGCGCCGAAAACCTGATGATTGTCGACCTGATGCGTAACGATATTGGCCGGGTCGCCGAACCAGGCAGCGTGCGCGTGCCGGAGCTGTTCGTCGTCGAGCCTTTCCCGGCAGTGCATCATCTGGTCAGCACCATCACCGCGCGTCTGCCCGCCTCTCGCACCGCCTGCGATCTGCTCCGGGCCGCGTTCCCGGGCGGCTCCATCACCGGTGCGCCAAAAATTCGCGCCATGGAAATCATCGACGAACTGGAACCGCACCGCCGCAACGCCTGGTGCGGCAGCATCGGCTATATCAGCCTGTGCGGCACCATGGATACCAGCATTACCATTCGCACGCTGACGGCCTGCGGCGGCAATCTGTACTGTTCTGCGGGCGGCGGCATTGTGGCGGACAGCCAGGTCGAGGCGGAATATCAGGAAACCTTTGATAAGGTGAACCGCATCCTGAAGCAACTGGAGAACTAA
- a CDS encoding DUF986 family protein, with protein MTVTDIVLVLFIVALLAYAIYDEFIMPRRNGETLLTLPLLRRGRIDAFIFAGLVVILIYNNVTSHGAILTTWLLCALALMAIYLFWIRSPKLIFKKQGFFFANVWIEYNRIKEMNLSEDGVLVMQLEQRRLLIRVKNIDDLEKIYTLLVKTQ; from the coding sequence ATGACTGTTACGGACATCGTACTGGTGTTGTTTATTGTTGCCCTTCTGGCTTACGCGATCTATGACGAATTCATTATGCCTCGCCGTAACGGCGAGACGCTGCTGACCCTTCCCCTCTTACGCCGTGGACGCATTGATGCATTTATCTTCGCCGGCCTGGTGGTCATTCTGATTTACAATAACGTGACCAGCCACGGTGCAATATTAACCACATGGTTATTATGTGCGCTGGCATTAATGGCGATTTACCTGTTCTGGATCCGCTCGCCGAAACTCATTTTTAAAAAACAGGGATTCTTCTTCGCCAACGTATGGATAGAATATAACCGCATTAAAGAGATGAATTTATCCGAAGACGGCGTGTTAGTGATGCAATTAGAACAGCGCCGCCTGCTCATTCGGGTCAAAAATATTGATGACCTTGAGAAAATCTACACATTACTCGTTAAAACTCAATAA